In Anticarsia gemmatalis isolate Benzon Research Colony breed Stoneville strain chromosome 4, ilAntGemm2 primary, whole genome shotgun sequence, one DNA window encodes the following:
- the Dronc gene encoding death regulator Nedd2-like caspase, with amino-acid sequence MQQEHKNAIQKNYTSLVERTDLDAMVTALYEKGVFSEQMIEPYKDTSKLPRERKRRLYSDVMRRGPLAFKRLVDTLLELGYWDIVRDLDPNSPVSLPTHSSSLPRRDPPPQSNENYVSLCEKNKTKTEQLQKSSIPAPAPTPTRATFDNGNDVVPTNPVFEVIKSKKFMEEDDNKGGKLYRTRGRKRGALVILSYKNFLNDIETERNGADVDCQMLKDLFVEFGFRVLSYNNLDYKETVETLSSMRDVLVDLESVFIVVSSHGYERLGTADTDIRCSDGQLISFTHIMTYFSNERLPHLIGIPKVFIFQHCRGSSTDHAMVPAPPAPLGRPPGDVQTDGGEPSLRPDRLYSDILIAHSTLPGLVSYRDGKLGSWYIQVLCEVFAAHAHHVHVDELLTLVDKRLHEKYRKQTSSVERWGFNKLLYLHPGLYE; translated from the exons ATGCAGCAAGAACATAAGAATGCCATCCAAAAAAACTATACCTCTTTAGTGGAGAGAACAGATCTAGATGCTATGGTCACTGCTTTATATGAAAAAGGTGTATTTTCGGAGCAAATGATAGAACCTTACAAA GACACCAGTAAATTACCTCGGGAACGTAAAAGGCGATTGTACAGTGATGTGATGCGTCGCGGGCCGCTGGCGTTCAAACGTCTTGTTGACACACTACTAGAGTTAGGTTATTGGGACATTGTCAGAGACCTTGATCCTAACAGCCCTGTGTCACTTCCAACACATTCTTCAAGCCTTCCCA GACGAGATCCACCACCACAGAGCAATGAAAACTATGTCAGCTTGTGTGAGAAGAACAAAACGAAAACTGAACAATTACAGAAAA GCAGTATACCAGCACCCGCGCCGACGCCAACGCGCGCTACATTCGACAACGGCAATGACGTGGTGCCCACTAACCCAGTGTTTGAGGTCATCAAGTCTAAGAAGTTCATGGAGGAAGATGACAATAAAG GTGGCAAGTTGTACCGCACGCGGGGTCGCAAGCGCGGCGCGCTCGTGATCCTGAGCTACAAGAACTTCCTCAACGACATAGAGACGGAGCGCAACGGCGCCGACGTCGACTGCCAGATGCTCAAGGACCTGTTCGTCGAGTTCGGCTTCCGAGTACTCAGCTATAACAACCTCGATTACAAA GAGACAGTTGAAACGCTAAGTTCAATGCGCGACGTGCTGGTGGACCTGGAGAGCGTGTTCATCGTGGTGTCGTCGCACGGCTACGAGCGCCTGGGCACGGCCGACACGGACATACGCTGCAGCGACGGACAGCTAATCTCCTTCACGCACATCATGACCTACTTCAGCAACGAGAGGCTGCCACACCTCATCGGCATACCTAAGGTCTTCATCTTCCAACATTGCAG AGGTAGCAGCACCGACCACGCCATGGTcccggcgccgcccgcgccgctgggCCGCCCGCCCGGCGATGTACAGACGGACGGCGGCGAGCCCAGCCTGAGGCCCGACAGACTCTACTCCGACATACTCATCGCGCACTCTACACTGCCAG GTTTAGTATCATACCGCGACGGCAAGCTGGGCTCGTGGTACATCCAGGTGCTGTGCGAGGTGTTCGCGGCGCACGCGCACCACGTGCACGTGGACGAGCTGCTGACGCTCGTGGACAAGCGCCTGCACGAGAAGTACCGCAAGCAGACCTCCTCCGTGGAGCGCTGGGGCTTCAACAAGCTGCTGTACCTGCACCCCGGCTTGTATGAGTGA
- the LOC142987891 gene encoding selenoprotein M-like, translating into MKCILLAVCVILATSAAYDHTDVVSARIESCRGCSLNRLPEVKRFVMDDAPFYERLEVKFISGAPPELVLLGEGDRELERLPLSQLTRQECNDLMQSRGFSKKKENKEL; encoded by the exons ATGAAGTGTATTTTGTTAGCTGTTTGCGTTATCCTGGCCACATCAGCGGCATATGATCACACCGACGTCGTTTCAGCAAGAATAGAG agttGTAGAGGATGTTCTCTAAACCGTCTACCAGAAGTAAAGAGGTTCGTTATGGATGACGCCCCTTTCTATGAACGTCTGGAGGTGAAGTTTATCAGTGGCGCGCCTCCGGAGCTGGTGCTGCTCGGCGAGGGCGACCGCGAGCTCGAGCGTCTGCCGCTGTCGCAGCTCACACGTCAAGAGTGCAATGACCTCATGCAGAGCAGAGGCTTCTCAAAGAAAAAGGAAAATAAGGAGCTATAA